The following are encoded in a window of Chitinophagaceae bacterium genomic DNA:
- a CDS encoding lactonase family protein: MKHKFYLTALLSILGFVTAAQEQYYLITGTYTGGLSEGIYVYQFNSGDGSFKEISHVKISNPSFVTVSPDEKFVYAVQEDAASNGKGGEITAFAFNKQTGKLAYINEQPSGGDHPCYVTVDKTGRWVVAGNYSSGSLSVLPVQPDGSLGVAASIIQHKGSGVNKQRQAKPHVHCTIFSADNRFLFVPDLGIDKVMIYAFDEATGKLEPAPQPFARSTDGAGPRHLCFHPSGKYAYLIEELSGTVLVFDQQNGTLKSKQRISSMPAGDTGFAGSADIHVSPDGKFLYASNRADANTIAIFSIHKRTGQLSLVGHQSTLGKTPRNFNFDPSGKFLLVGNQNSDEIVIFKRDARTGLLTDTGKRIKTGKPVCLKWIRVQ, translated from the coding sequence ATGAAGCATAAATTTTATTTAACCGCCCTGCTTTCCATTCTGGGTTTTGTAACCGCTGCGCAGGAGCAGTACTATCTTATCACGGGCACATATACGGGGGGGTTGAGTGAAGGCATCTATGTATACCAGTTCAACAGTGGAGATGGTTCATTTAAAGAGATCAGCCACGTGAAAATTTCCAATCCTTCATTTGTAACAGTTTCACCGGATGAGAAATTTGTATATGCCGTCCAGGAAGATGCTGCCAGTAACGGGAAGGGTGGAGAAATAACTGCATTCGCTTTTAATAAACAAACAGGCAAGCTTGCCTATATCAACGAACAGCCATCGGGGGGTGATCATCCCTGTTATGTGACCGTAGATAAAACGGGCAGGTGGGTGGTGGCCGGTAATTACAGCAGCGGAAGTTTATCGGTGCTCCCGGTACAGCCCGATGGGAGCCTGGGTGTTGCCGCCAGTATTATCCAGCATAAAGGATCGGGTGTGAATAAACAAAGACAGGCTAAGCCACATGTTCATTGTACCATCTTTTCTGCAGATAACCGTTTTCTTTTTGTGCCCGACCTGGGAATAGATAAAGTGATGATCTATGCATTTGATGAAGCCACCGGGAAACTTGAGCCTGCCCCGCAGCCCTTTGCCCGATCAACCGACGGGGCAGGGCCAAGGCATTTGTGTTTTCATCCCTCCGGAAAATATGCTTATTTAATAGAGGAATTGAGCGGTACCGTGCTGGTCTTTGATCAGCAGAACGGAACGCTGAAAAGCAAACAACGCATCAGCAGCATGCCGGCAGGAGATACCGGTTTTGCCGGCAGTGCAGACATACATGTTTCTCCCGACGGTAAATTCTTATACGCTTCCAACCGTGCAGACGCAAACACGATAGCCATTTTCAGCATCCATAAAAGAACCGGGCAACTCTCCCTGGTCGGTCACCAGTCAACACTCGGAAAGACACCCCGGAACTTTAATTTTGATCCTTCCGGGAAATTCCTGTTGGTAGGCAATCAAAATTCCGATGAGATCGTGATCTTTAAAAGAGATGCCCGAACGGGTTTGCTTACTGATACGGGAAAGCGTATCAAAACAGGAAAGCCGGTTTGTTTAAAATGGATCCGCGTTCAATAG
- a CDS encoding OsmC family protein produces the protein MDAAALKELQTPLKEKYREDPGSAMITLRAEGKIGEGISCKVDTGKAMTEAGLHPATGGTGMLACSGDMLLEALVACAGVTLQAVATAIGVEIKNGTVKAAGDLDFRGTLGVSKEVPVGFKSIRLDFILESNATTEQLESLAKLTERYCVVYQTLARGVIVETKYHTS, from the coding sequence ATGGATGCTGCAGCACTTAAAGAATTACAGACGCCTCTCAAAGAAAAATACCGGGAAGACCCGGGATCTGCCATGATCACATTAAGGGCAGAAGGAAAGATCGGGGAAGGAATATCCTGCAAGGTAGATACCGGTAAGGCAATGACCGAAGCCGGGCTTCACCCCGCCACGGGTGGAACGGGCATGTTGGCCTGTTCGGGAGATATGCTTTTAGAAGCCCTGGTTGCCTGCGCCGGGGTTACCCTACAGGCAGTGGCAACCGCTATCGGGGTGGAGATAAAGAACGGAACGGTAAAAGCAGCAGGTGATCTTGACTTCCGGGGTACGCTGGGTGTTTCAAAAGAAGTGCCTGTTGGTTTTAAAAGCATCCGGCTGGATTTCATACTGGAATCAAATGCAACAACCGAACAACTGGAAAGCCTGGCCAAACTCACCGAACGGTACTGCGTGGTTTACCAGACACTGGCCCGGGGAGTAATCGTTGAAACAAAATATCATACGAGCTGA
- a CDS encoding FAD-dependent oxidoreductase, with the protein MKKIVVVGGNFAGSTAALELKRKMKEKVEVTVIDRNEDFLYIPSLIWVPIKRREVSEISTPRRIVFESRGVKFVCTTALNVDPDTQVVYTEKGNYPYDELIIATGPKVNFDIAPGVREYASYIGTPTGAMKTREKLEEFKKDPGPIVIGATQNAGCMGAAYEFLFNIEKWLRDQNIRKKVDLYWITPEDYLGHFGIDGMPGGEGMLKMFMKMFNIHYRTQVGVKEVTANSIILSNGETIATRFIMLMPPFLGVDFIRNSPKLDSKANGFLDVEGTYQHKKYKNVWGAGLTVDVPAPFTSKKVPYAVPKTGYPSDETGKIVAENIIRLSRGETKLRSKKWGQISGLCVMDAGKKEVLIVSNHLFKPRSFAIMLPNIFYDFNKVILEKYFMWKLRHGYSFLP; encoded by the coding sequence ATGAAAAAGATAGTAGTAGTAGGAGGAAATTTCGCAGGATCCACTGCAGCCCTCGAATTAAAAAGAAAAATGAAAGAAAAAGTGGAAGTGACCGTGATAGACCGCAACGAAGACTTTTTATACATACCCTCCCTCATCTGGGTTCCCATTAAGCGCAGGGAAGTAAGTGAAATATCAACACCCCGCCGGATCGTTTTTGAAAGCAGGGGCGTAAAATTTGTGTGCACCACTGCGTTAAATGTTGACCCGGATACACAGGTGGTATATACCGAAAAAGGGAATTATCCCTATGATGAACTGATCATTGCCACCGGGCCAAAAGTGAATTTCGACATTGCCCCCGGTGTGCGGGAATATGCTTCATACATTGGCACACCCACCGGCGCCATGAAAACAAGGGAGAAACTGGAAGAATTCAAGAAAGATCCAGGGCCCATTGTGATCGGCGCCACTCAAAATGCCGGATGTATGGGAGCTGCCTATGAATTCTTATTCAACATAGAAAAATGGCTGCGTGACCAGAACATCCGGAAGAAAGTGGACCTGTATTGGATAACCCCGGAAGATTACCTGGGCCACTTTGGTATTGACGGGATGCCCGGCGGCGAAGGAATGCTGAAAATGTTCATGAAAATGTTCAACATCCATTACCGCACACAGGTAGGGGTTAAGGAAGTTACTGCCAACAGCATTATTCTCAGCAACGGGGAAACCATTGCCACCCGTTTTATCATGCTGATGCCTCCCTTCCTGGGGGTTGACTTTATCCGCAACTCTCCCAAACTGGATTCAAAGGCCAATGGATTCCTGGATGTGGAAGGAACTTACCAGCACAAGAAATATAAAAATGTGTGGGGCGCCGGTCTGACCGTGGATGTACCTGCACCATTCACTTCTAAAAAGGTCCCGTATGCGGTTCCTAAAACAGGTTACCCCAGCGATGAGACCGGGAAGATCGTAGCAGAGAATATCATCCGCCTCAGCAGGGGAGAAACAAAACTGAGATCAAAAAAATGGGGACAGATCAGCGGGCTTTGTGTAATGGATGCCGGTAAAAAAGAAGTGCTTATTGTAAGCAACCATCTTTTTAAACCAAGGTCATTTGCCATCATGCTGCCGAATATTTTTTACGACTTCAACAAAGTGATCCTGGAAAAATACTTTATGTGGAAACTGAGGCATGGTTATTCTTTCCTGCCCTAG
- a CDS encoding HYR domain-containing protein: protein MFGFIHHYYCKQWQCCRYGIQLDRDNTVDVTGIAASGTGDISGTLTNTTAAPVTVTFTITPSYTNGDVTCTGTPITATVTVNPALHFACPANMVETITDVICFKAVNTPNPSFCGTLTKLTWKLTGATVLSSPTSGINYLGLRNMNVGTTTVTYTATFTGGIVRTCSFTVLVKETIAPTILCPADKHVNTDLGKCYKTGPVSLGTPTVTDNCGIASVTNDAPAVYQKGVNYVTWTVTDKSGNTRTCVQRVTVNDVEKPTITCPASVIVNTGAVCTATPVTLPPPVFNDNCGVTKLIWAMTGVTSGGSPNTGINYVPTMNYATGVSTIVYTAFDETGNARTCTFTVTVKDVTPPTLVCPPAQTFCKVANNTYSVPPLVQSDNCVIALTNFRITGATSRTGSGINASGIFNLGLSTITWTVKDVNGNIATCATTVTVVPTTDPFCNPLPRTDPGAIPKYTEPEVPGLSVTAWPNPTSSYFNLKVKSRSQEAVEIRMIDMTGKLVQVRKGIAGETYLFGSNAVSGMYILEASQGGKTVRTKVVKQ from the coding sequence TTGTTCGGGTTCATCCATCACTACTATTGTAAACAGTGGCAGTGTTGCCGGTACGGTATTCAACTGGACCGGGATAATACGGTTGATGTAACGGGTATAGCAGCCAGTGGCACAGGAGATATCAGTGGTACATTGACCAATACCACGGCAGCCCCGGTAACCGTGACCTTTACCATCACGCCATCTTATACCAATGGTGATGTAACCTGCACGGGAACACCGATCACGGCAACGGTAACGGTAAACCCGGCGCTGCATTTTGCCTGCCCGGCTAATATGGTTGAGACGATCACTGACGTGATCTGTTTCAAAGCGGTGAATACACCCAACCCCAGTTTCTGCGGTACGCTTACCAAGCTCACCTGGAAACTGACGGGAGCTACGGTGCTGAGTTCACCAACCAGCGGTATCAACTACCTGGGATTACGGAATATGAATGTGGGTACTACCACGGTTACTTATACAGCCACTTTTACCGGTGGTATTGTAAGGACCTGTTCCTTCACGGTGCTGGTAAAAGAGACCATCGCACCTACGATCCTTTGCCCTGCAGACAAACACGTGAACACAGACCTGGGTAAATGTTATAAGACCGGCCCGGTAAGCCTGGGCACGCCAACGGTTACTGATAACTGCGGTATCGCATCGGTTACCAATGATGCCCCGGCTGTTTACCAGAAGGGCGTGAATTATGTGACCTGGACGGTAACCGATAAGAGCGGCAATACCCGTACCTGTGTACAACGGGTAACGGTGAACGATGTGGAGAAGCCTACCATTACCTGTCCTGCCAGTGTGATCGTAAATACAGGGGCAGTATGTACGGCTACCCCGGTAACCTTACCGCCGCCGGTATTTAATGACAACTGCGGCGTAACCAAATTAATATGGGCCATGACAGGAGTTACATCAGGAGGATCTCCCAATACGGGCATCAACTATGTACCAACGATGAACTATGCTACCGGTGTAAGCACCATTGTTTATACTGCCTTTGATGAAACGGGCAATGCAAGGACCTGTACGTTCACCGTAACGGTGAAGGATGTAACGCCGCCAACGCTTGTATGTCCGCCGGCACAAACCTTCTGTAAGGTTGCCAATAACACGTACAGCGTTCCACCGCTGGTACAGAGTGATAATTGTGTGATAGCCCTTACCAATTTCCGGATCACGGGAGCCACGAGCCGCACGGGATCGGGTATCAATGCAAGCGGAATATTTAACCTGGGATTATCCACGATCACCTGGACGGTGAAGGATGTGAATGGTAATATAGCAACCTGTGCCACTACGGTAACGGTAGTGCCGACAACTGATCCATTCTGCAACCCGCTGCCACGAACAGATCCGGGCGCCATACCTAAATATACCGAGCCGGAGGTTCCGGGCTTATCGGTAACGGCATGGCCTAACCCAACCAGCAGTTATTTTAACCTGAAAGTGAAGAGCCGGTCACAAGAAGCGGTTGAGATCCGTATGATCGATATGACGGGTAAGCTGGTTCAGGTGCGGAAGGGTATAGCAGGAGAGACCTACCTGTTTGGCAGCAATGCCGTATCGGGTATGTATATCCTGGAAGCAAGCCAGGGAGGTAAAACAGTACGGACCAAAGTGGTCAAACAATAA
- a CDS encoding nuclear transport factor 2 family protein — MKQIISTVLLCLVITFASAQEARAKVEAACLDYIEGFYEGDTSKLIRSIKPSLYKSGYWKNKNTGKYEPDGQMTFQQAIDYAKRVMAKKNFAKAGAPKKVEVLDIMHSVAAAKVTAWWGVDYILLSRQGDKWMIEEVLWEGPLEM, encoded by the coding sequence ATGAAACAGATCATCTCCACAGTATTATTATGTCTTGTCATAACGTTTGCATCCGCCCAGGAGGCGCGGGCGAAAGTAGAAGCCGCCTGCCTGGATTATATTGAAGGCTTTTATGAAGGCGATACCAGCAAACTCATCCGCAGCATAAAACCCAGCCTTTACAAATCTGGTTACTGGAAGAATAAGAATACCGGCAAGTATGAACCCGACGGGCAGATGACCTTTCAGCAGGCCATTGATTATGCCAAAAGGGTAATGGCAAAAAAGAATTTTGCCAAAGCAGGTGCCCCAAAAAAAGTGGAGGTGCTGGATATCATGCATTCGGTTGCCGCCGCCAAAGTGACCGCCTGGTGGGGGGTGGATTATATTTTACTTTCCCGGCAGGGCGACAAATGGATGATCGAAGAAGTGCTTTGGGAAGGGCCGCTGGAAATGTAG
- a CDS encoding M1 family metallopeptidase: MRTVLSFVLLITAFGAAAQNLRSGGKLKPEQAIMDIRHYTVALDVDPEQKTINGYTEIDLNLSQATNMLLFDFWHGLTVSRVWVNGKTNSFTHGNDDLVKISLQQQLPVGKVNVKIAYGGKPGIAERAPWVGGFQWEKDSKGNPWIAVTCQGEGGKIYFPCKDHPSDEPNEGADMIITVPKGLVVAAPGLLQKVSTKKEKSTYHYKTNYTISNYCIVFNVARYKVVKRMYTTVNGNKVPMEYYVLEENLDKAEKLLDLYEQTCRIQEKYFGEYPWVKERIAASETPHLGMEHQTNIAYGNKYKYTQVGGKDFDWLLHHEFGHEWWANKVTNRDWAHMWIQEGICVFGDAMATRELAGEDAYLKRMQQTARATQNRLPVVRGEEVDSDSAYYSDIYGKGAFFMHTLRYVMGDEVFFPTLKKLATAPQYTYDNTVTTTDVEQLFSGAHGKSLKSLFQLFLYTTDKLEIHVRQTGDDKYLVKLLNMDMPLPVEIITDAGSKRMTIDKKGSIITSKTPIQVDPNVFYLKKLIME, encoded by the coding sequence ATGCGTACAGTTTTATCTTTCGTTCTATTGATCACGGCATTCGGCGCCGCTGCACAAAATTTGAGATCAGGCGGCAAACTCAAACCTGAGCAGGCCATCATGGACATCCGGCATTATACCGTTGCACTGGACGTGGACCCGGAACAAAAGACCATTAATGGCTATACCGAGATCGATCTCAATCTTTCACAGGCCACGAATATGCTCCTGTTTGATTTCTGGCATGGTCTTACCGTTAGCCGGGTTTGGGTAAATGGCAAGACAAACAGTTTTACTCACGGCAACGACGACCTGGTAAAGATCAGTTTGCAGCAGCAACTGCCTGTTGGAAAAGTAAATGTGAAAATTGCGTACGGGGGCAAACCGGGTATTGCTGAAAGGGCTCCCTGGGTGGGTGGCTTCCAGTGGGAGAAAGACAGCAAGGGCAATCCCTGGATAGCAGTTACCTGCCAGGGCGAGGGTGGTAAAATTTATTTCCCCTGCAAAGACCATCCCAGTGATGAACCCAATGAGGGAGCCGATATGATCATCACCGTTCCCAAAGGACTGGTAGTGGCGGCACCCGGGCTGCTGCAAAAGGTGAGCACCAAAAAAGAAAAGTCAACCTATCACTATAAGACCAATTACACCATCAGCAATTACTGCATTGTATTCAATGTTGCCAGATACAAAGTGGTTAAACGTATGTACACAACGGTTAACGGCAACAAGGTTCCGATGGAATATTATGTGCTGGAGGAAAATCTTGATAAGGCAGAAAAACTGCTGGACCTTTACGAACAGACCTGCCGCATACAGGAAAAATATTTTGGTGAATATCCCTGGGTAAAGGAGCGCATCGCTGCCTCTGAAACACCCCACCTGGGCATGGAACACCAGACCAATATAGCCTATGGCAACAAATACAAATATACCCAGGTGGGTGGAAAAGATTTTGACTGGTTGCTGCACCACGAGTTCGGGCACGAGTGGTGGGCCAATAAAGTAACCAACCGCGATTGGGCGCATATGTGGATCCAGGAAGGCATCTGTGTTTTTGGTGACGCCATGGCCACCCGGGAACTGGCCGGTGAAGATGCCTATTTAAAAAGAATGCAGCAGACAGCCCGGGCCACACAAAACCGCCTGCCCGTTGTGCGGGGTGAAGAAGTAGATTCGGACAGCGCTTACTACAGCGACATTTATGGCAAAGGCGCATTCTTCATGCACACCCTGCGCTATGTAATGGGCGATGAAGTATTTTTTCCAACATTGAAAAAACTGGCTACGGCACCGCAGTATACGTACGACAATACCGTGACCACAACTGATGTGGAACAGCTTTTCAGCGGCGCTCATGGCAAGAGCCTGAAGTCTTTATTCCAGCTCTTTTTATATACCACCGATAAACTGGAAATACATGTAAGGCAGACAGGCGATGACAAATACCTGGTTAAACTGCTGAACATGGATATGCCCCTTCCCGTTGAGATCATTACCGATGCAGGGTCAAAGCGGATGACCATTGATAAGAAAGGCTCCATCATAACAAGTAAAACTCCCATACAGGTAGATCCCAATGTATTTTACCTGAAGAAACTGATCATGGAATAA
- a CDS encoding DUF4242 domain-containing protein — protein sequence MKTYLIEREIPDAGKFTAEQLKGISQKSCSVLTEMGPDIQWLQSYVTGNKIYCIYKAKNAELIKEHAKKGGFPANTIVEVGTIISPATAK from the coding sequence ATGAAAACCTATCTTATTGAAAGGGAAATTCCCGACGCCGGGAAATTCACGGCAGAACAATTAAAAGGCATCTCGCAGAAATCATGCTCGGTACTTACCGAAATGGGACCCGATATCCAGTGGCTGCAGAGCTATGTGACCGGAAACAAGATCTATTGTATTTACAAAGCCAAAAATGCAGAGCTTATTAAAGAGCATGCAAAAAAAGGTGGCTTCCCTGCCAACACAATTGTGGAGGTTGGAACCATTATTAGTCCGGCTACGGCAAAATAA
- a CDS encoding catalase, protein MNKKIIKLTSASGIPYAEHENSMTIGSRGPVLLQDYILHEKMAHFNRERIPERVVHAKGTGVFGKFTVTHDISKYTKAKLFDTIGKETKVFVRFSTVGGEKGSADSERDPRGFAVKFYTEDGNWDLTGNNTPVFFIKDPKKFSDFIHTQKRDPKTNCKSPTMMWDFWSLNPESLHQVLILMSNRGTPFSFRNMHGFGSHTYSFINAHNQKFWVKFHFITKQGIKNFNNEEAIEMKGKDPDHAQRDMVEAIEKGNFPKWILKVQIMPEKDAKNYQWNPFDLTKVWPHKDYPLIEVGEMELNKIPENYFRDVEQAAFAPANVVDGISYSPDKMLQGRLLSYPDAQRYRLGVNFEQIPVNQCPFAVNNYHRDGMMRVDQNGGSAANYYPNSFDEIYVDMKYQQPAMVMESQVADWYDRNAEGDNDHYTQPGILFRKVMNEREKRDTIHNIVEAMKGISGPEREAIINRQLCHWFRADEQLGEEIAKGLQVDTDKVMAQLKRHPEMA, encoded by the coding sequence ATGAATAAGAAGATAATCAAACTGACCTCTGCATCCGGTATTCCCTATGCAGAACACGAAAATTCGATGACCATCGGCTCACGGGGCCCGGTGCTGCTGCAGGATTATATCCTTCATGAAAAGATGGCCCATTTCAACAGGGAAAGGATCCCGGAAAGGGTTGTTCATGCAAAAGGCACAGGCGTATTCGGAAAATTCACCGTTACCCACGACATCAGCAAATACACGAAGGCGAAACTGTTTGATACCATAGGAAAAGAAACAAAGGTCTTTGTACGCTTCTCCACCGTTGGTGGCGAAAAGGGTTCGGCCGACAGTGAAAGGGATCCCCGTGGTTTTGCTGTTAAGTTCTATACCGAAGACGGCAACTGGGACCTTACCGGTAACAACACGCCGGTGTTCTTCATTAAAGACCCGAAAAAATTCAGTGACTTCATTCACACGCAGAAAAGGGACCCCAAAACAAATTGCAAAAGCCCGACGATGATGTGGGATTTCTGGTCATTGAATCCCGAAAGCCTGCACCAGGTGCTGATCCTGATGAGCAACCGGGGTACCCCGTTCAGCTTCCGCAATATGCACGGCTTTGGCAGTCATACCTATTCCTTCATCAATGCACATAACCAGAAATTCTGGGTGAAATTCCATTTCATCACCAAACAAGGCATCAAGAATTTCAACAACGAAGAAGCCATTGAAATGAAAGGAAAAGATCCGGATCATGCACAACGGGATATGGTGGAAGCCATTGAAAAAGGCAATTTCCCAAAATGGATACTGAAGGTGCAGATCATGCCCGAAAAAGATGCCAAGAACTACCAATGGAATCCGTTCGACCTCACCAAGGTTTGGCCGCACAAGGATTACCCGCTGATCGAAGTGGGCGAAATGGAATTAAATAAGATACCCGAAAACTACTTCCGGGATGTGGAACAGGCAGCTTTTGCGCCCGCCAACGTGGTGGATGGCATCAGCTACTCACCCGATAAAATGCTGCAGGGAAGATTGCTTTCTTATCCCGATGCACAACGTTATCGCCTGGGAGTCAATTTTGAGCAGATACCCGTAAACCAATGCCCGTTTGCCGTGAACAATTATCACCGAGACGGCATGATGCGGGTAGACCAGAACGGCGGAAGCGCTGCCAATTATTATCCCAACAGTTTTGATGAGATCTATGTGGATATGAAATACCAGCAACCCGCCATGGTGATGGAAAGCCAGGTGGCTGATTGGTACGACCGCAATGCGGAAGGGGATAATGATCACTACACCCAGCCGGGCATATTGTTCCGCAAAGTGATGAACGAGCGGGAAAAGAGGGATACCATTCATAATATTGTTGAAGCCATGAAAGGTATCAGCGGACCGGAAAGAGAAGCGATCATTAACCGGCAGTTGTGCCACTGGTTCAGGGCGGATGAGCAATTGGGAGAAGAAATAGCAAAAGGATTGCAGGTGGATACAGATAAAGTGATGGCCCAGTTGAAACGTCATCCGGAAATGGCATGA
- a CDS encoding DUF4242 domain-containing protein, whose translation MPIYMDVHIVPGVKARGVAEAHHKDLMHQDEFACKCMTYWIDEERENVFCLIEAPSKEAVEELHGKAHGLIPNRIIEVSPDVVSSFLGRIYDPSEAETTDDGLKVFADPSFRTLVVIRTADPVLLQNKLGTERSYELLNRQNDTIRRNLLRHGGREVEHSGTGFILSFTSASKAVSCALAIKQEMQEYNDGASAVQVAINAGEPVEKSNHLFGDTLQLAGYMCAIAGNMQIVVASAVKELVAKDHFQIKGGGLLALSPLDETLLGSLFGNLEKNWQDAEFDIEDYCRAMAMSKSQLYRKTIQLTGLSPNILLKEFRLAKAKDLMRKNPYSISQITFESGFSSPSYFTKCFKKKYGLLPMAYLELLHQAIHFRRPDFTIH comes from the coding sequence ATGCCTATCTACATGGATGTTCACATTGTTCCGGGTGTTAAGGCCCGGGGTGTAGCGGAAGCCCATCACAAGGACCTGATGCACCAGGATGAATTTGCATGCAAATGCATGACCTACTGGATCGATGAGGAAAGGGAAAATGTTTTTTGCCTCATCGAAGCGCCATCAAAAGAAGCAGTGGAGGAGTTGCACGGAAAGGCGCATGGCCTGATACCAAACAGGATCATTGAAGTGAGCCCCGACGTGGTGTCTTCCTTTTTGGGAAGGATATATGATCCTTCAGAAGCAGAAACTACGGATGATGGGTTAAAGGTCTTTGCGGACCCTTCCTTCCGGACCCTGGTAGTGATCCGGACTGCAGACCCCGTTTTATTGCAAAATAAACTTGGCACTGAAAGATCCTATGAGCTGCTGAACAGGCAAAATGATACCATCAGGAGGAACCTGTTGCGTCATGGGGGAAGGGAAGTGGAACACAGCGGAACCGGGTTCATCCTTTCATTCACATCGGCATCCAAAGCTGTTTCCTGTGCACTGGCCATTAAACAGGAAATGCAGGAATACAATGATGGGGCAAGCGCTGTACAGGTAGCCATCAATGCAGGCGAACCGGTTGAAAAAAGCAACCATTTGTTTGGTGATACCCTTCAACTGGCCGGGTATATGTGTGCCATTGCAGGCAATATGCAGATCGTGGTTGCATCGGCCGTTAAGGAACTGGTGGCAAAAGATCATTTTCAGATCAAGGGGGGCGGTCTTTTGGCGTTGTCGCCACTGGATGAGACCTTGCTGGGATCCCTGTTTGGTAACCTGGAAAAGAACTGGCAGGATGCTGAATTTGATATTGAGGACTACTGCAGGGCCATGGCCATGAGCAAATCGCAGTTGTACCGGAAGACCATTCAGCTTACCGGGTTATCACCCAATATACTGCTGAAGGAATTCAGGCTGGCGAAAGCCAAAGACCTGATGCGGAAGAACCCATACAGCATTTCACAGATAACTTTTGAATCGGGATTCAGCAGCCCATCCTACTTTACCAAGTGTTTTAAAAAGAAGTACGGCCTCCTGCCCATGGCCTATCTCGAACTGCTGCACCAGGCCATCCATTTCCGGCGACCAGATTTTACCATTCATTGA